The nucleotide sequence AAATGACTGTGATTTGTGTAGCGCAACGAGGGTACGACGAGAAGGTTCTTCCCGACCTGCCAACTGTCCATGACATAGGCGCTGTAGTAGTTCAGAGAAGTTTCATAAATATTGCCAGTATAGGAACGTATATTGGGATCCGACGGATCATCCGGATTCGGAAAGCTATATTTTCTTGTTTCTTGACGCGCCTCCTGCCCATTTATTCTGATACGCGTTCCCTCACCGCTTTCATCATGATAGTCCGCACCGACAGTCACATAGTGCTTGTCATTCGCCATGAGACCGAGCGACGCCTCCAGAACCTTGTCCTTACGATTGAAAACATCAAAATAGAAATGATGATAGGGAATGCCCCTGCCAAAGACACGATAAGTTACGTCGGAATCATGTTCTGTCGAATAGAGACGTATGCGATAGTCCGCACGACTTGTCTGCTTCTTCCAGTCAACGCTGAAGTTATTGCGCCATGCATCCTCTGCCGCCATCATGTCGATCACTCTGCCGCGCGTGAACCTTCCGAGTGTCGTATCCTTCTTCAAATCCTCCGTCTGATGATCCGCAGAAATCGTAAGCGTTTCATCCTTGCCAAGCGTAAACTCGACGCGCGCCCCCATCGGATTACGCTTGCCATAGTACTGCATAGATGTCCCATCGTTATCGTAAAGAAAAGGGGCGGTCTTGTTCTGTCCATAGAAGAAGTCCATGTACGTCCCGCCTCCGAGATCGCCCGTAGCATAACTAATGTTGTGGTTATACTGGCTGCCGCCCTGATCGAGCCACGAGCCTTCCGTCATCAGTTTGACGCCCGCCTTATGCGGCATCTTCGTGACGATATTGATGACGCCGCCGATGGCGTCCGCGCCGTAGCGTGCCGTGCCCGAGCCGCGAATGACCTCGATGTGGTCGATGTTGTCGACGCCGAGACGGTTTGCCTCGTCCGTCGCGCCGTAGAACTTGCTAAGACCGCCTGCAAGCCGCCTGCCATCGACCAGGATCAATGTGTGGCGAGCCTCCGCGCCGCGAATAGAGATCGTCTTGCGCCCCATGTTGTCCGTACCCATCTGGATGCTCTGCTCGGCAGCCAGCGCGTCGGAGAGCGTGCGCGCCCCCTTGCGGTCGAGATCCTCTCGCGTGATGATGGTCTTCGTCTCCGGCTCCTCCTTGAGAAGTTCCTTCTCATAGTTCGCCTCGACATTGACGGCGTCCGTCGTCACACGTTCTGAAGAAGAACCATTGTCCCCCCCCGCTGCACAAAGCGCTGAAGATCCCCAAAGCATCCACATCGCTGCACCAAGTGCCGCATACTTGCGCTTTCTCAGCCTGTTCCCCATTCTCATTCCATTGCCTCCATTCGCAAAGGTGAACGGCGTACATCCTTGAACGCCATTCATTATTATAAATAACATTAATGATATGCTCTGTATTTTAGCATTGAGGATAAGGATTGTCAATATCTTTTTATGCTTTTTTCGAGAATATTTTTCTTTCTCCTTATAGAAAACAAACCGATTTTTCATAAAATAAGCAGGCAATCTTCAATAAATATGCATTATTTCAAATTATATCGCGATAATCGAAAATATATCCTAGCCAGTTTTTTTCGATATTTTCAGGTTCCCCATTTTCATCTTATATAAACAATATTTATGTAGCATAGAAATCCTCGCAGACGTAGGATGTATTCGCAGCGCAAAACAAACGAGGCTGCACACAGGTCTTTCCAGACCTATGCACAGCCTCTTCCTTCAGATATTTATGGACTTTTCAAAGCTTCTTCATCTTGCGCAGCGCTTCTCGCGCAGCGCCCTGCTCAGCTTCCTTCTTGTTGCGTCCCTTGCCCGTGCCGTAGACCGCATCGTTGATGCGCACGGCAAACTCAAAAGTCTTGTCGTGGTCGGGTCCCGTTTCCGTCAGAAGCTCGTAGGCGATCTTGCTGTCGACGTGCTTCTGCACGACTTCCTGCAAGGTCGTCTTGTAGTCTTTCATATTCTCGCCGCTGTCGATGGTCAGAAGCTCATCGTGCAGCTGCTTGAGGACGTAGTCATACGCCGTTTGCCAGCCGCGGTCGAGGTAGATAGCGCCGATGACCGCCTCGAAGGCGTCGGCGAGCATCGACGGGCGATGTCCGCCGCCCATCGACGCTTCGCCGTGACCGAGCAGCAGGTATTCGCCAAGCTCGAGCTCCGCCGCGCGCCTTGAGAGCGTCGCCTCGCGCACGATGGAGGCGCGCGCCTTCGTCAGCTCGCCTTCGGGACGGTTGGGAAAGCGCTCGAAGAGGTAGGTGCTCGTCGCCAGTTCCAGAACGGCATCGCCCAGAAACTCCAGGCGCTCGTTGTGCACAACGCCCTTGTTTTTCGCCTCGTTTGCGTAGGAGGTATGCGTGAGCGCTTCATGCAGCAGCACGATGTTCTGAAACTCGATGCCGAGATGGTCGGAAAGCTCTATGAGAGCTTCCCGGCGCGTTTTGGACAAAACCTCCGCCGCCTTTTTCATGCCTGGAACTTCTTGAGTACGAGGCAGGCGTTATGACCGCCGAAGCCGAAGGAGTTGGAGATCGCCGCGCGCACGGTCTTCTGCTTCGCCTTGTTCGGCACATAGTCGAGGTCAAGCCCCTCGTCGGGGGTTTCGTAATTGATCGTCGGCGGCAGCATGTCGTTTTCTACAGCGAGCGCCGTCGCGATGCACTCGACACCGCCGGCGGCACCGAGGAGATGCCCCGTCATGGACTTGATGGAGCTGACGGAGATATCCTTCGCCGCCGCGCCGAACGTCGTCTTGATCGCCTCGGTCTCACCCTTGTCGTTCATGTGCGTCGACGTGCCGTGCGCGTTGACATAGTCGATGTCAGCGGGCGTAAGCCCCGCATCCTCGATGGCGCGCGTCATGCACTTCGCCTGATATTCGCCGTGCGGCGCAGGGCTTGTGACGTGGTAGGCGTCGGCGTTCGCACCGTAGCCGACAAGCTCGGCGTAGATGTGCGCACCGCGCTTCTCGGCATGCTCCAGGCTTTCCAAGACCACGAGCCCTGCGCCCTCGCCCATGACGAAGCCGCTGCGGTCTTTGTCGAAGGGGCGCGAGGCATGCGCAGGATCGTCGTTGTGATCGGCGCAAAGAGCCTTCATCGCGCAGAAGCCCGCGACGGCGGCCTCCGAGATGCTCGCTTCCGTACCGCCGGCGACGGCGACATCCGCCTTGCCGATCTCAATGGCGCGGAACGCATGACCGATGCAGTCCGTACCCGTTGCGCAGGCCGTCACGATGCACGCCGAAGGACCGTGCAGGCCGTAAGTGATGGCGACCTGCCCAGCCGCCATGTTCGCAATCATCATCGGGATGAAGAACGGGCTGATCTTCGACGGCCCCTTGTCGAAGAGTTTCTGGTACTGGCTGTGCATCGTTTCGATGCCGCCGATGCCGGCGCCGATGAACGTGCCGATGCGCTCCCTGTCCTCTTTTTCGAGATCGAGCTTCGCATCCTCGATGGCAAGCTTTGCCGCTGCGACAGCGAACTGCGTATAGCGATCCATACGCTTCGCTTCCTTCTTGTCGATGTACGCGGCAGGATCGAAGTCCGTGACCTCGCCCGCGATCTGCGCGTGGCAGCCCGATGCATCGAAATGCGTGATCTTATCGATGCCGTTCTTTCCTGCAAGAAGCGCCTGCCAGAAGGCTTCCTTGCCGATGCCGATCGGCGTGATCGCACCCAGGCCCGTTATGACTACACGATTGCTCAAGCTATGACACCTCACTCTGTCTTTCCATAAAAACTATTTCCTCTGTCTCATGAAACTTTCTAACCGATGGCCGCAACCTCGGCGGTCAGTCGGCGGAAGATCTCCTTGACCGAAAGAATCTCCTTGATGCGGGAGATGTACTCGCCCGTGAAGACGAGTCCGGTTTCCACATCGCCTTGCTCGGCACGAATGAGCGCACGGATGATGCAGAAATTGTGCGCGCATTCCTTGAGACAGTTGTCGCACTGCTTGGGCGGCACATTGCCCTTGAGGATGCGCTCCGCGAAGGGGTTGCGGACGGCTCGCCCCGGCAGCCCCACGGGGCTGTGGATGAGGACGACGTCCTCGGGCTGCGCCTTCAAATAAAACTCCTTCAATGCGGGAGCCGCATTCGATTCCTCGCTCGCGGCGAAGCGCGACCCCATCTGCACGCCGTTGGCGCCCATCTTTATGAGATCAACAATGTCCTGACCCGTGAGAACGCCGCCCGCCGCTATGACGGGGATGTCTACGGCTTTGCGGATGTCGGGTATCAGTTCGCGCACGGAGGTGTCCGTACCGAGGTGACCGCCGGCTTCCTTGCCTTCGACGACGATCGCCGAGGCGCCAAGACGCTGTGAAATTTTCGCAAGTTTAACAGAGGAGACAATGGGCACGATCGGCGTTCCCGACTCCTTGCCCAGACCGAACACGTCGCGCGAAAAGCCTGCGCCTGCCACGACGAGGTCGATGCCCTCGCTGATTGCCGTCTTCACAACTCGGGCGAATTCCCGCGCCGCCACCATGATGTTGATGCCGATGACGCCCTTCGTCAAAGAGCGCGCCAGTCGGATCTCATAGCGCAGTTCTTCATCGCTCAAGCCCGAAGCGGCGATGAGGCCGATGCCCCCCTGACTGGCCACAGCGGCCGCCAGTTTTGCCGTCGATAGGCGAATCGCCATGCCACCTTGAATGATGGGAATCTTTGCTATCTTTTCGCCAATTTTCAGCTCCGGAAGCTTCAACTTCACTCCTCCAATCGAGGGAAGTTCTGATATCTGATCTTCCCTAGAATATTTCTCTTCCTTGAGAAAATCCCGTGAAGAAACTTCACGGGATTTTCTTCAAGAAAGGCAAGACGAGCACAGGGTTTTACTTGCCCTCGTCTTCTTTGTGCTGGTCAATGTAAGTTACGACATCCTGAACGGTCTTGATCTTTTCCGCTGCCTCGTCCGGAATCTCAATTCCGAACTCCTCTTCGAATGCCATGATGAGCTCAACGATGTCCAAGGAATCTGCTCCCAGATCGTCAATAAAAGTAGAATCGATGGAAACCTCGTCCGCTTCAACGCCGAGCTGCTCCACAACGATATCTTTCACTTTATCAAAAGTCGCCACTACAATTCACCTCCCTCCGTTGCCTCTTCTCGGGATTCACTGCCTTTTTCAATGTTTCCCTCTATAATTTATATCACATGACCATGCCGCCGTCTACATTGACGACCTGTCCCGTGATATAGGACGCTTGATCCGATGCGAGGAAAAGGACAGCGTTCGCCACATCCTCCGGCTCTCCCATTCTGCCGAGCGGGATGTCCGTGAGCATCTTCTCCTTGACCGATTCCGGCAATCCCGCCGTCATATCCGTGCCGATGAAGCCCGGAGCGACGACGTTGACCGTGATGCCGCGCGAAGCGAGCTCTTTCGCCGCCGACTTCGAGAAGCCGATGACACCCGCCTTCGCCGCTGCATAGTTCGTCTGTCCGGCGTTACCCACGAGGCCGACGACAGACGCCATATTGATGATGCGGCCCGCGCGCTTCTTCATCATGAGCTTGGAGACCGCCTTCGTGCAATAGAACACGCCCTTGAGGTTCGTATCCAGAACCTTCGCGAAGTCCTCGTCCTTCATGCGCATGAGCAAGGTGTCGCGCGTGATGCCCGCATTGTTCACAAGGATGTCGATCGCGCCGAATTCCTTGACCACATCGGCGATCATCGCCTCGACAGCCGCGCTGTCCGCAATGTCCGCCTGGCAAAGGATCGCCGTGCCGCCCGCCGCCTCGATAGAGGCCTTGACTTCCTCGGCGGCCTTGACATTGCCCGCATAGTTGATGGCGACACGCGCACCCTCAGCCGCGAGGCAGAGGGCGATGGCGCGTCCGATGCCGCGCGATGCGCCCGTCACGAGCGCCGTCTTGCCGTCTAAAAGCATATTAGCGAACCTCCTTGAAATAGTCAAGCGTTTTTTGCAAAGTTTCCAGATTTTCGACGTTCATGCTCGTGAGTTTGCGGTCGATGCGCTTGTTGAAGCCGCAGAGCGTCTTGCCGGGGCCCGCCTCGACAAAGGTGTCCGCGCCGAATTCCTTC is from Selenomonas sputigena ATCC 35185 and encodes:
- a CDS encoding TonB-dependent receptor plug domain-containing protein — encoded protein: MRMGNRLRKRKYAALGAAMWMLWGSSALCAAGGDNGSSSERVTTDAVNVEANYEKELLKEEPETKTIITREDLDRKGARTLSDALAAEQSIQMGTDNMGRKTISIRGAEARHTLILVDGRRLAGGLSKFYGATDEANRLGVDNIDHIEVIRGSGTARYGADAIGGVINIVTKMPHKAGVKLMTEGSWLDQGGSQYNHNISYATGDLGGGTYMDFFYGQNKTAPFLYDNDGTSMQYYGKRNPMGARVEFTLGKDETLTISADHQTEDLKKDTTLGRFTRGRVIDMMAAEDAWRNNFSVDWKKQTSRADYRIRLYSTEHDSDVTYRVFGRGIPYHHFYFDVFNRKDKVLEASLGLMANDKHYVTVGADYHDESGEGTRIRINGQEARQETRKYSFPNPDDPSDPNIRSYTGNIYETSLNYYSAYVMDSWQVGKNLLVVPSLRYTNHSHFGVNLSPSIGATYKVRPDLRVKANIGTSFATGGIAELYHDWEMYEPSLNPKPPIRNGWLFEGNPELKPEKAVNMDVSVEKDFGKKTSAKLTLFRNDYKDYMQIMYIGEKQSKNLYGRTYYDPLTRYPSLYGSYDYDTLVAMVESAPDWQYIEDNILDEMSMVSNVPATDDVYTYKNISKARTQGIEAEVTHEFSSNFSIKAGYTYLDAYDRQSGKRLEGRGRHMFNLALNYNDRKNGWRATFWGDYTRNYLDIRDRIITGRLLDANGNTITETPHYTFKDPNTGEVYHLFPTETEANTHVKGGIQHDFTREKLAREKNYGVWNLMFEKDVTKNATVYAGITNVFNTYDPYLGLGGRIYRLGMRMTF
- the rnc gene encoding ribonuclease III, with the translated sequence MKKAAEVLSKTRREALIELSDHLGIEFQNIVLLHEALTHTSYANEAKNKGVVHNERLEFLGDAVLELATSTYLFERFPNRPEGELTKARASIVREATLSRRAAELELGEYLLLGHGEASMGGGHRPSMLADAFEAVIGAIYLDRGWQTAYDYVLKQLHDELLTIDSGENMKDYKTTLQEVVQKHVDSKIAYELLTETGPDHDKTFEFAVRINDAVYGTGKGRNKKEAEQGAAREALRKMKKL
- the fabF gene encoding beta-ketoacyl-ACP synthase II, yielding MSNRVVITGLGAITPIGIGKEAFWQALLAGKNGIDKITHFDASGCHAQIAGEVTDFDPAAYIDKKEAKRMDRYTQFAVAAAKLAIEDAKLDLEKEDRERIGTFIGAGIGGIETMHSQYQKLFDKGPSKISPFFIPMMIANMAAGQVAITYGLHGPSACIVTACATGTDCIGHAFRAIEIGKADVAVAGGTEASISEAAVAGFCAMKALCADHNDDPAHASRPFDKDRSGFVMGEGAGLVVLESLEHAEKRGAHIYAELVGYGANADAYHVTSPAPHGEYQAKCMTRAIEDAGLTPADIDYVNAHGTSTHMNDKGETEAIKTTFGAAAKDISVSSIKSMTGHLLGAAGGVECIATALAVENDMLPPTINYETPDEGLDLDYVPNKAKQKTVRAAISNSFGFGGHNACLVLKKFQA
- a CDS encoding NAD(P)H-dependent flavin oxidoreductase encodes the protein MKLPELKIGEKIAKIPIIQGGMAIRLSTAKLAAAVASQGGIGLIAASGLSDEELRYEIRLARSLTKGVIGINIMVAAREFARVVKTAISEGIDLVVAGAGFSRDVFGLGKESGTPIVPIVSSVKLAKISQRLGASAIVVEGKEAGGHLGTDTSVRELIPDIRKAVDIPVIAAGGVLTGQDIVDLIKMGANGVQMGSRFAASEESNAAPALKEFYLKAQPEDVVLIHSPVGLPGRAVRNPFAERILKGNVPPKQCDNCLKECAHNFCIIRALIRAEQGDVETGLVFTGEYISRIKEILSVKEIFRRLTAEVAAIG
- a CDS encoding acyl carrier protein encodes the protein MATFDKVKDIVVEQLGVEADEVSIDSTFIDDLGADSLDIVELIMAFEEEFGIEIPDEAAEKIKTVQDVVTYIDQHKEDEGK
- the fabG gene encoding 3-oxoacyl-[acyl-carrier-protein] reductase — protein: MLLDGKTALVTGASRGIGRAIALCLAAEGARVAINYAGNVKAAEEVKASIEAAGGTAILCQADIADSAAVEAMIADVVKEFGAIDILVNNAGITRDTLLMRMKDEDFAKVLDTNLKGVFYCTKAVSKLMMKKRAGRIINMASVVGLVGNAGQTNYAAAKAGVIGFSKSAAKELASRGITVNVVAPGFIGTDMTAGLPESVKEKMLTDIPLGRMGEPEDVANAVLFLASDQASYITGQVVNVDGGMVM